The genomic segment aaatgtaaataGACCTATAGATGTTATGAACCAGAGAGACCTAGTTATGAAATCAGAGACTCACTTAGAAAGTAGAGAACAACTTCTTAAAACACAGATAAAAGTCTCATAAAACAATCTTTAATTTAAAACCACAAACAGGGTACCAAAACAAACATAGGGTTTTCAAGATACTCAACTTCTTAAACAGAACATAAGTCTCACAAAACATCCTTAATATAGGACCACAAACATGTTCCAGAACTAGAGCATATAGTTCTCCAGAACTTACCAAGATCTTAGCGCTCTTGTTTAGTTGATAGATAAGCGCGGGACACAGAAGTCAACAAGCAGACCTGTTGGCCCTATGGCCTGAGAGTCGTCACCATTATGTGGCAATGAGAGAGACATGCGAGTCAACGATACTTTGATATATGAAGTCTTCTTCTTGTAGCATATCTTCACGACCGCAACAGTATCTCCCTCGAACTTCTCCACTGCAACTATAATCACATCCCTAAGTCCAACATAACGTGTTTCACCTGACCCAAAGCCATCGTAAATTCCCTaccacaccaacaaaaaaaaaaagattgaacaagattagatcaaaactttgtcATTCATCTCTTAAAAATTCTGAAATTTAACTTACAACACTTTACCTCTCCAACACGATCAATCTGCGGACTGAACAAATGCAGTTTAGCTCCCACTGGTTGATGCTCCAACAGCTTGAATCCTTCTTCCAAAGTCTTACCCTCAATCACTTCTCCTTTCACGGGAACGCGAGGGATCTGACAAGCAAATGGGGGAACCTTGGACGTACATCCCAAATGAGCCCAATGTTCTCTTCTCGGTAGCCCTTTCTTAAACGCAAGTTCAAGGCAGTCCTTGACAGTGAGCTGACAGCGTTGTCGATCCACTTCTCCCTGCCCATGTACCTTCTTGGACCAAACATTTTCAGCCAAGTACCGAAGGATGTTTTCGTCAGTGACCTGACAGCGTTGTTGATCCATTTCTCCTGGCTCGTCTTCCTTCCCAGCGTTATCAATCAAAAACTGAGCTGAGTACTCAGTAAACTCAGTGTCGAGCTTGAGCACAAGACGTGCTGAGCTAATCAGATTCACGGCTACCAAAGCTGCAGACTGAGACGCATCTGCAAGACATccaaaacaaagattaaaatcTCGTAGTCAATTCTTTAAAGAGGATTAGATTGAACAATGTTATAATAAAACGAGAGTAAGTATCAGTTAAAATGAATCACAGTTTCTTTTAACGATGCCAAGAAAAGTAAATTTACTCTTTCAGATTCAAAGATTTGATAATTTTACCGTAATCTTCTATCTCATTATTTGCTTTAACGCAATCCGGATGACATTTGCCAGCCACCCTTTTAAAAGATTGTAACAATCGCTCAGCCATCTTTGTTAACGTACCCCTGGTTTTAAAGTAGAAACAAGCAGAAAAAGACATTCACAAATTCAGC from the Camelina sativa cultivar DH55 chromosome 12, Cs, whole genome shotgun sequence genome contains:
- the LOC104733215 gene encoding uncharacterized protein LOC104733215 — encoded protein: MAERLLQSFKRVAGKCHPDCVKANNEIEDYDASQSAALVAVNLISSARLVLKLDTEFTEYSAQFLIDNAGKEDEPGEMDQQRCQVTDENILRYLAENVWSKKVHGQGEVDRQRCQLTVKDCLELAFKKGLPRREHWAHLGCTSKVPPFACQIPRVPVKGEVIEGKTLEEGFKLLEHQPVGAKLHLFSPQIDRVGEGIYDGFGSGETRYVGLRDVIIVAVEKFEGDTVAVVKICYKKKTSYIKVSLTRMSLSLPHNGDDSQAIGPTGLLVDFCVPRLSIN